Proteins encoded in a region of the Dendropsophus ebraccatus isolate aDenEbr1 chromosome 11, aDenEbr1.pat, whole genome shotgun sequence genome:
- the LOC138767755 gene encoding adenine phosphoribosyltransferase-like isoform X1, translated as MGHFLSTDTPSVSVSKVRVFGIMQIHGSFPDKGYWRCNSSPFHVDLYKNPEKKTPGWYLSLMAPNEKGPNYAWLDPSRLYCHQEALQNCIEDLLQPFKNDQIDLVAGIDAMGFILGAAIANHLGKGFLAIRKAGHLCVKTYSQSYVDYSEREKNMEIRTDAIKPGVRILLVDQWIETGGTMKAAIKLVEDQGGVVAGVATICIEDSDGGKWVKENYKCSDCVPDVMRSQFNGHFLESFHAFHNQEDNS; from the exons ATGGGACATTTTTTATCTACAGACACTCCTTCAGTGTCTGTCTCCAAAGTGAGAGTGTTCGGGATTATGCAAATTCATGGATCATTTCCAGATAAAGGATATTGGA GATGCAACTCATCTCCTTTCCACGTGGACCTGTACAAGAATCCAGAGAAGAAAACCCCTGGCTGGTACCTATCATTAATGGCTCCTAATGAAAAAGGACCAAACTATGCTTGGCTGGACCCCTCCAGACTTTACTGCCACCAAGAG gccCTGCAGAATTGCATTGAAGATCTTCTGCAACCCTTTAAGAATGACCAGATAGATCTTGTTGCTGGGATTGATGCCATGGGATTCATTCTAG gagCAGCCATAGCAAATCATTTAGGGAAAGGCTTTTTAGCCATCAGAAAAGCTGGCCACCTATGTGTTAAGACATATAGCCAATCATATGTTGACTACTccgaaagagaaaaaaacatggaGATCCGAACTGATGCCATTAAACCAG GTGTGCGAATCCTATTAGTTGATCAGTGGATTGAGACAGGAGGAACCATGAAAGCTGCTATTAAATTGGTGGAAGACCAAGGTGGGGTTGTTGCAG GAGTTGCTaccatctgtatagaggacagtGATGGAGGCAAATGGGTGAAAGAAAACTACAAATGTTCTGACTGTGTTCCTGATGTCATGCGCAGCCAGTTTAATGGACACTTCTTGGAGAGCTTCCATGCCTTCCACAACCAAgaggacaattcctga
- the LOC138767755 gene encoding adenine phosphoribosyltransferase-like isoform X2, with amino-acid sequence MPGCNSSPFHVDLYKNPEKKTPGWYLSLMAPNEKGPNYAWLDPSRLYCHQEALQNCIEDLLQPFKNDQIDLVAGIDAMGFILGAAIANHLGKGFLAIRKAGHLCVKTYSQSYVDYSEREKNMEIRTDAIKPGVRILLVDQWIETGGTMKAAIKLVEDQGGVVAGVATICIEDSDGGKWVKENYKCSDCVPDVMRSQFNGHFLESFHAFHNQEDNS; translated from the exons ATGCCAG GATGCAACTCATCTCCTTTCCACGTGGACCTGTACAAGAATCCAGAGAAGAAAACCCCTGGCTGGTACCTATCATTAATGGCTCCTAATGAAAAAGGACCAAACTATGCTTGGCTGGACCCCTCCAGACTTTACTGCCACCAAGAG gccCTGCAGAATTGCATTGAAGATCTTCTGCAACCCTTTAAGAATGACCAGATAGATCTTGTTGCTGGGATTGATGCCATGGGATTCATTCTAG gagCAGCCATAGCAAATCATTTAGGGAAAGGCTTTTTAGCCATCAGAAAAGCTGGCCACCTATGTGTTAAGACATATAGCCAATCATATGTTGACTACTccgaaagagaaaaaaacatggaGATCCGAACTGATGCCATTAAACCAG GTGTGCGAATCCTATTAGTTGATCAGTGGATTGAGACAGGAGGAACCATGAAAGCTGCTATTAAATTGGTGGAAGACCAAGGTGGGGTTGTTGCAG GAGTTGCTaccatctgtatagaggacagtGATGGAGGCAAATGGGTGAAAGAAAACTACAAATGTTCTGACTGTGTTCCTGATGTCATGCGCAGCCAGTTTAATGGACACTTCTTGGAGAGCTTCCATGCCTTCCACAACCAAgaggacaattcctga